DNA from Elusimicrobiaceae bacterium:
CACTTCCCCTTTTACACTGCGGGCCATGTCCGTCACTTCTTCCGGACGTTCGTCAATCAATAGCACCATTAATACCACATCTTTGTGATTGGCTTCCAATGAATGGGCAATGGCTTGCATGACCATCGTTTTCCCCGTTTTAGGTGCTGCAACAATCAACGCGCGCTGACCTTTACCGATAGGAGACATTAAATCAATCACGCGTTGTGTAAGCGAATTTTTATCAATTTCCAAATTAAACCGTTCATTGGGATGAAGCGGGGTTAAGTTTTCAAATAAAGGCCGATTGTATACATTCACAGAATCTATCCCATTTACCTTTTGCACCTGCAACATGGCAAAAAAACGTTCCCCTTCTTTCGGCGGACGGATTAAACCTTCAATCGTATCTCCTTTGCGTAAACCAAAACGTTTGATTTGGGAAGGAGAAACATAAATATCTTCCGGACCGGCCAAATAATTGTTTTCAACGGAGCGTAAAAAACCAAAACCGTCCGGTAAAATTTCCAATACGCCACCACCGTATACAGAGCCGTTTTGCTTGGCCTGAATAGCCACAATTTTTCCAATTAAAGCCGACTTGCGCAAACCGGAAATATCTTCAATATTGTAGTTTACGGCCAATTTAGTAAGTTCCGCGATGCTAAGTTTATTAAGTTCGCGGGCATCCATCATTTTGGCACCGTTAGGTTGGCGTTGCACAGGCTGCGGAGCATAAGGGGCAGATGCATTCCCCGTTTTTTGCATAATGCGGCGTTGCGGCAAAGCAGCCGTTTTGGTTTCAGCCGTATTTTTGCTCGTTTCTGCTTTGTGGGTTTCGGCCTTGTTCGCTTTTGCAGCGCCAGCCTTGACCGTAGCAGATTTAGCAGGTTTTTCCTGCAAGGTTTTTTCTGACATGATGTCTCCTTATTTTACTTGGTAAATTTTAAGTATTGCCCGATAAATATTTTCTACTTTTTCTTCCAGTTGAGCCAGAGAACCGCTATTAATTAGGCTGATATCAGCCAGAGCCATTTTTTTC
Protein-coding regions in this window:
- the rho gene encoding transcription termination factor Rho; translation: MDARELNKLSIAELTKLAVNYNIEDISGLRKSALIGKIVAIQAKQNGSVYGGGVLEILPDGFGFLRSVENNYLAGPEDIYVSPSQIKRFGLRKGDTIEGLIRPPKEGERFFAMLQVQKVNGIDSVNVYNRPLFENLTPLHPNERFNLEIDKNSLTQRVIDLMSPIGKGQRALIVAAPKTGKTMVMQAIAHSLEANHKDVVLMVLLIDERPEEVTDMARSVKGEVVASTFDEPAERHVQVAEMVIEKAKRMAEMGKDVVILLDSITRLARAYNTVAPSSGRVLTGGLEATSLHKPKRFLGAARKLEEGGSLTIIASALVETGSRMDEVIFEEFKGTGNSELCLDRKLSERRIFPAVDINRSSTRKENLLLTEDELNKMWVIRKVLAPLSSVDAMTLLLDKLSSTKSNKDFLKQMEVNAF